The following coding sequences lie in one Niabella agricola genomic window:
- a CDS encoding LutB/LldF family L-lactate oxidation iron-sulfur protein, translating to MSHTASQFQKKSKEKAYDREHRKVINFNISRYNVAVPGGQAQFADLNLARERAKNLKWKAIEVLDQTLENFEANITKRGTKVIWCEDAKHANEVILEICQQKNCKTLVKSKSMVTEELHLNDQLSKHGIESVETDLGEYIQQLAGEPPYHIVTPAMHKSREQIAALFAEKLGTDPNDSAEKLTLTAREKLRQKYAEAEVGVTGANFIIADIGGIAITENEGNARLSCSMPKTHIVVAGIEKVIPSMTDLALFWPLLSSFGTGQRITSYSTIVTGPRQENEVDGPEEMYVILLDNGRSKMLANEKAREALYCIRCGACLNACPVYKNIGGHTYNTTYSGPIGSVITPQLKDMKEWKHLSNASSLCGNCTEVCAVKINLHELLLENRYEAVEEGYAPLAEKFSWKMWKTAMLKRSMVNMVNGSFKSTFINMVAGAWTKNHSKLKFPKKSFNEQWEERKKQGKA from the coding sequence ATGTCGCATACAGCATCTCAATTTCAAAAGAAAAGCAAGGAAAAGGCTTACGACCGCGAGCACCGGAAGGTAATCAATTTCAATATTTCCCGGTACAATGTAGCCGTACCCGGCGGACAAGCGCAGTTTGCCGACCTGAACCTGGCGCGGGAGCGGGCTAAGAATTTAAAATGGAAAGCGATTGAGGTGCTGGACCAGACCCTTGAAAATTTTGAAGCCAATATTACAAAGCGCGGCACCAAAGTGATCTGGTGCGAGGATGCCAAACATGCCAATGAAGTGATCCTGGAGATCTGCCAGCAAAAAAACTGCAAAACGCTGGTGAAAAGCAAGAGCATGGTAACAGAGGAATTGCACCTCAATGATCAACTGTCTAAGCATGGTATTGAGAGCGTGGAAACAGACCTGGGTGAATACATCCAGCAGCTGGCGGGAGAACCGCCCTACCATATTGTAACCCCTGCGATGCATAAAAGCCGGGAGCAAATTGCAGCACTGTTTGCAGAAAAACTGGGAACCGATCCCAATGACAGCGCAGAAAAGCTTACCCTTACTGCCCGTGAAAAGCTACGTCAAAAATATGCAGAGGCGGAAGTAGGTGTTACCGGCGCTAATTTTATCATTGCAGATATCGGAGGCATCGCCATTACGGAAAACGAAGGCAACGCTAGACTGAGCTGTTCGATGCCCAAAACACATATTGTGGTAGCAGGCATCGAAAAAGTAATTCCTTCCATGACGGATCTTGCGCTCTTCTGGCCCTTGCTCAGCAGCTTTGGCACCGGCCAGCGCATTACCTCGTATAGTACGATTGTAACCGGCCCCCGCCAGGAAAATGAAGTGGATGGTCCGGAAGAAATGTATGTGATCCTGCTGGATAACGGCCGCAGCAAAATGCTGGCCAACGAAAAAGCCCGTGAGGCCTTGTATTGCATCCGCTGCGGCGCCTGCCTGAATGCCTGCCCCGTTTACAAAAACATCGGCGGCCATACCTATAACACCACCTATAGTGGACCGATTGGTTCTGTGATTACCCCACAGCTAAAAGACATGAAAGAGTGGAAGCACCTCAGTAACGCCTCCTCGCTCTGTGGCAATTGTACCGAGGTATGCGCGGTAAAGATCAACCTGCATGAGCTGCTGCTGGAAAACCGGTATGAGGCCGTGGAGGAAGGCTATGCGCCCCTGGCTGAAAAATTTTCCTGGAAGATGTGGAAAACCGCCATGCTCAAACGCAGCATGGTCAATATGGTAAACGGTAGCTTCAAAAGTACATTTATCAATATGGTGGCCGGTGCCTGGACCAAGAATCACAGCAAGCTCAAATTCCCCAAAAAATCATTTAATGAACAGTGGGAAGAGCGGAAGAAACAGGGAAAGGCCTGA
- a CDS encoding polysaccharide deacetylase family protein: MLVYSAYITPRLQYITRFFSKELGTPEWQLTTDAQAFLTEQGARINYSTEILDTQCLHIIPQGLLSQTGIQQQPLNVTRLNGLPVFFQTGGALGFDMFAAAFYLLSRYEEYLPFEKDQYGRFPATASLAHKNGFLKTPLINYWARSLKEQLTLVFPGASFRETTFLFVPTYDIDMAWSYQYKGFWRNGLNFIKEAVGFQFSAFSKRFKVLTGKEKDPFDQFGWLNRLHEQYQLKPYYFFLVAEQTNRYDKNISPHNKAMKALVTDHAIRYPVGLHPSWRSNIAFGVLKKEKELLSAITGTVINASRQHFLKLAFPQTYRHLLKAGILFDFSMGYADDNGFRASVASPFCWYDLDAETATDLLIFPFCFMEGTSVFYKKEGPDAGLAELQKLYNEVKNVKGFFSIIWHNSSFTDEGVFKGWKQVYETFVAQQPV; encoded by the coding sequence ATGTTGGTTTACAGTGCGTATATCACCCCAAGGTTGCAGTATATTACCCGGTTCTTTTCAAAAGAGCTGGGCACACCGGAGTGGCAGCTTACAACTGACGCCCAGGCGTTCCTTACGGAGCAGGGTGCGCGGATTAATTATTCCACGGAGATCCTGGATACACAATGCCTGCATATTATACCGCAGGGCCTGTTATCCCAAACAGGTATTCAGCAGCAGCCCCTAAACGTTACCCGGTTAAACGGATTGCCGGTATTTTTCCAAACGGGCGGGGCATTGGGTTTCGATATGTTTGCAGCCGCTTTTTATTTGCTGAGCCGTTATGAGGAATACCTGCCTTTTGAAAAAGACCAGTATGGAAGATTTCCGGCTACGGCATCCCTGGCGCATAAAAACGGCTTTTTGAAAACGCCGCTGATCAATTACTGGGCCCGGTCATTAAAAGAACAACTCACCTTAGTGTTCCCAGGTGCATCGTTCCGGGAAACAACCTTCCTGTTTGTTCCCACCTATGATATTGATATGGCCTGGAGCTACCAGTATAAGGGCTTTTGGAGGAATGGGCTTAATTTTATAAAAGAAGCGGTTGGTTTTCAGTTTTCTGCTTTCAGCAAACGCTTTAAGGTATTAACCGGCAAAGAAAAAGACCCCTTTGATCAGTTTGGCTGGCTCAACCGGCTGCATGAACAATACCAGCTGAAGCCTTATTATTTTTTCTTGGTTGCCGAACAAACTAACCGTTACGATAAAAACATTTCGCCGCATAACAAAGCGATGAAGGCACTCGTTACAGATCATGCGATCCGTTATCCCGTTGGCCTGCATCCCTCCTGGCGGAGCAATATTGCATTTGGCGTTCTTAAAAAAGAAAAGGAGCTTTTGTCGGCCATTACCGGCACCGTTATCAATGCTTCCAGGCAGCACTTTTTGAAACTTGCTTTCCCTCAAACCTATCGACACTTGTTAAAGGCCGGTATCCTCTTTGATTTTTCGATGGGCTATGCCGATGATAACGGGTTCCGCGCTTCCGTGGCATCGCCTTTTTGCTGGTATGATCTGGATGCAGAAACCGCTACCGATCTATTGATCTTCCCGTTCTGCTTTATGGAAGGCACGTCTGTCTTTTATAAAAAGGAGGGCCCGGATGCCGGACTGGCGGAGCTGCAAAAACTCTATAACGAAGTAAAAAATGTCAAGGGCTTTTTCAGCATAATCTGGCACAATTCCTCCTTTACAGATGAAGGCGTATTTAAAGGATGGAAACAGGTTTATGAAACCTTTGTAGCCCAACAGCCAGTATAG
- a CDS encoding TlpA family protein disulfide reductase — MALSGRKIGSNGLTAVLLVAALSLFIFPEFKAVVIRGLMRVGFFQPRVAAIPARPPEATTGSMQFITATGETHTPESLKGKVVFINFWATWCPPCIAEMPAIDELYTTFKNNPNMVFLLVDADQDLPKAADFIKKKQFNLPVASFRGTVPTSWYSGTLPTTVVLDKMGNIVYHHEGAADFSNKKFRAFLETLL; from the coding sequence GTGGCGCTATCAGGAAGGAAAATAGGATCGAATGGGCTTACAGCCGTTCTGCTGGTTGCAGCCCTGTCTCTTTTTATATTCCCGGAATTCAAAGCGGTGGTGATCCGCGGGCTGATGAGGGTAGGATTTTTTCAACCCCGGGTAGCGGCCATACCTGCTCGGCCGCCTGAAGCTACTACGGGATCCATGCAGTTTATTACGGCAACCGGGGAAACGCATACCCCGGAATCCTTAAAAGGAAAAGTTGTGTTCATCAATTTCTGGGCCACCTGGTGCCCTCCCTGTATTGCGGAAATGCCGGCCATCGATGAACTATATACTACTTTTAAAAACAATCCCAATATGGTATTCCTGTTAGTGGATGCCGACCAGGACCTGCCCAAAGCAGCGGATTTTATAAAGAAAAAGCAATTCAATCTTCCCGTGGCGAGCTTCCGGGGAACGGTACCCACCTCCTGGTATAGCGGTACGCTACCCACTACCGTGGTACTTGATAAAATGGGCAATATAGTGTATCACCACGAAGGAGCGGCCGATTTCAGCAATAAAAAATTCCGGGCGTTTTTGGAAACACTTCTGTAA
- a CDS encoding BtrH N-terminal domain-containing protein gives MELQHTNFKHLQAAHCENGVTTALLRHYGITKITEPLAFGMGSGLFYIQLPFMKVNGGPAISFRTMPGLIFKRTCTALGVPVTRKKFRSHEKAMQELDERILAGKPTACQVGVFYLTYFPKEYRFHFNAHNLIVVDKKGDDYYISDPIMEGLVTMNSYELERVRFAKGAFAPRGQMYYPGDQLQEPTDEQMKQGIIKGIKRNCRDMLHIPGSFGGVSGIAYTGRQIKKWKTKLGDEKARSYLAQLVRMQEEIGTGGGGFRFIYGAFLQQAHPYLKADELFDLSKQFTATGDKWRDAAIQASGIYKGRLNTQADYDNMGDRLIEISALEKQAFQQLKALIGKVK, from the coding sequence TTGGAACTTCAACATACAAATTTTAAACATCTCCAGGCCGCGCATTGCGAGAACGGCGTTACCACTGCATTACTGCGTCATTACGGTATTACGAAAATTACCGAACCGCTGGCTTTTGGTATGGGCTCCGGACTGTTTTATATACAACTGCCGTTTATGAAGGTGAATGGGGGGCCGGCCATTTCTTTCCGGACCATGCCCGGCCTGATCTTTAAACGTACCTGTACCGCATTGGGTGTTCCGGTTACCCGCAAAAAATTCCGGTCGCATGAAAAAGCCATGCAGGAGCTGGACGAACGCATACTGGCCGGCAAACCTACCGCCTGCCAGGTAGGTGTTTTTTACCTGACCTATTTTCCCAAGGAATACCGGTTTCATTTCAATGCGCATAACCTGATCGTGGTAGATAAAAAAGGAGATGACTATTATATCAGCGACCCTATTATGGAAGGACTCGTTACCATGAATAGTTACGAGCTGGAGCGGGTGCGCTTTGCCAAAGGGGCTTTTGCTCCGCGTGGACAAATGTATTATCCGGGCGATCAGTTGCAGGAGCCCACAGACGAACAAATGAAACAAGGCATTATCAAGGGTATCAAACGCAATTGCAGGGATATGCTGCATATTCCGGGTTCCTTTGGCGGCGTCAGTGGTATTGCCTATACCGGCCGGCAGATTAAAAAATGGAAAACCAAACTGGGCGATGAAAAAGCCCGCAGTTACCTGGCTCAACTGGTGCGGATGCAGGAAGAGATCGGTACCGGCGGCGGCGGTTTCCGGTTTATTTATGGTGCGTTCTTACAACAGGCCCACCCCTACTTAAAGGCCGATGAGCTGTTTGACCTTTCCAAGCAATTTACCGCTACCGGCGACAAATGGCGGGATGCTGCCATCCAGGCTTCCGGCATCTACAAAGGCCGGTTGAACACCCAGGCCGATTACGATAATATGGGTGACCGGCTGATTGAAATATCGGCACTGGAGAAACAGGCGTTTCAACAGCTGAAAGCGCTGATCGGGAAAGTGAAGTAG
- a CDS encoding VIT domain-containing protein, whose product MKRICRLILTPLASFLAIVTQAQVPVMEINENGKYHTDQTVVLQQLSADVKIIGNIATTTMQMRFYNRSNRLKEGRLTFPLPEGVSVSGFALDINGVPRKAVPVEKEKATAVFESIERRQVDPGILEKTEGNNFRTRVYPLNPDGARTIEITYNQELRNSNGQLVYYLPLANKKITSFSLSVCVYETVEVPQLIEKPDGSFVFEKKENAWKASVSKSDFTPEQSLKIAVPQRVNAPKSLVKRKDADSWYFLTNVQITPPAPEVKPLQQLTILWDQSLSGRKRDHKKERAFLEKLFATKSNIQVTLYAVATSTKKVGDYTISNGAIEALMKAVDGMTYDGATDYSTIPELLAGGGDVLFFTDGLSNFGEWSKLPSRPVYPVVATPVANYSKLHYFSSSTGGQLINLNEMEITDAAAKLLRKPYRFLGIKYLYDVNSVNPATTVVSEENLMITGITRKLPVTLTLQFGHATTVEQEIPVTLDAQQTASDWAIETFWAQQQLAALEPFYDQNKEAISRLGKEFGIVTPNTSLIVLENVADYVKYKITPPDELLQEYKTLVKRRKQQQEEAWGDYLAAARERMKELKEWWHTSYPLKQSTKKFTVPRPVNDRNVMYEAAPVQEAGKLNDQAISGTASRNTSTADVAGFVQRKVAGLNAAASKMEETVVVGYGAISRGKVTAIDVKSDAAYMKPMEGSSNTDAAYKTYLRLRENYQTTPSFYFDMANWFYRKKETERAISIVSNLVELELEDAVLYKTVAYILKKYEAYGKELVITKKVLDWRPMDPQSYRDYALALEDNGKYQQALDTLYTALTQSYTEETRTRDEGIEEVLLMELNNIVSRYNARVNTSKIDKALLYRLPVDIRVVLNWNMDHTDIDLHVTDPKNEECYYGSRETSLGGRISNDFTDGFGPEQFLLKKAVKGKYQIKTNFFGERQVTVAGPPTLMAEVFLRYASGNEERKIIVFQDAKGSNANRSDGQTLIAEFEF is encoded by the coding sequence ATGAAAAGGATCTGCCGGCTTATATTAACACCCCTTGCATCATTCCTGGCTATTGTTACACAGGCGCAGGTGCCCGTAATGGAGATCAATGAAAATGGCAAATACCATACAGACCAGACGGTAGTGCTACAGCAGCTTTCAGCCGATGTTAAGATTATAGGGAATATTGCTACCACCACCATGCAGATGCGCTTTTATAACCGCTCGAACCGGTTAAAAGAAGGGCGTCTGACCTTTCCCCTGCCTGAAGGAGTTAGTGTAAGCGGCTTCGCGCTGGACATTAATGGTGTGCCGCGAAAGGCGGTACCGGTGGAGAAAGAGAAGGCCACGGCGGTTTTTGAGAGCATTGAGCGCCGGCAGGTGGATCCTGGTATCCTGGAAAAAACAGAAGGCAATAATTTCAGAACCAGGGTGTATCCTTTAAACCCGGATGGCGCCCGCACTATTGAAATTACCTATAACCAGGAGCTGCGAAACAGCAATGGCCAGTTGGTGTACTATCTGCCGCTGGCTAATAAGAAAATTACTTCCTTTTCCCTGTCGGTCTGTGTATACGAAACGGTTGAAGTGCCACAGCTTATTGAAAAACCGGACGGCAGTTTTGTTTTTGAGAAAAAGGAAAATGCATGGAAAGCCTCTGTCAGCAAATCGGATTTTACACCGGAGCAGTCGTTGAAAATTGCAGTTCCCCAACGGGTGAATGCTCCCAAAAGCCTTGTCAAAAGAAAGGATGCGGATTCCTGGTATTTTTTAACCAATGTACAAATTACACCTCCTGCACCTGAAGTAAAACCGCTGCAACAGCTTACCATTTTATGGGATCAATCCTTAAGCGGCCGGAAACGGGATCATAAAAAGGAGCGGGCCTTCTTGGAAAAATTGTTTGCAACCAAAAGCAATATACAGGTTACACTTTACGCCGTTGCTACCTCCACTAAAAAAGTGGGTGATTACACCATATCCAATGGCGCCATCGAAGCATTAATGAAAGCTGTGGATGGAATGACTTACGATGGCGCCACGGATTACAGCACCATACCTGAACTTCTGGCCGGAGGTGGCGACGTGCTTTTTTTTACCGATGGTCTTTCCAATTTCGGAGAGTGGAGCAAATTGCCCTCCAGACCCGTTTATCCGGTGGTAGCTACACCGGTGGCTAATTACAGCAAGCTGCATTACTTCAGCAGCAGCACCGGTGGGCAACTGATTAACCTCAATGAAATGGAGATAACAGATGCTGCGGCAAAGTTGCTTCGCAAGCCGTATCGCTTTTTAGGGATTAAATATTTATACGATGTTAATAGCGTTAATCCTGCCACAACAGTGGTTTCGGAAGAAAACCTGATGATAACAGGCATTACCCGTAAACTGCCGGTAACCCTTACCCTGCAATTCGGACATGCAACTACGGTAGAGCAGGAGATCCCTGTTACACTGGATGCACAGCAAACGGCCAGTGACTGGGCGATTGAAACCTTTTGGGCGCAACAGCAGCTGGCCGCGCTGGAACCTTTTTATGATCAGAACAAGGAGGCCATTTCCCGGTTGGGAAAGGAGTTTGGTATTGTAACGCCCAACACAAGCCTGATCGTTTTGGAAAACGTAGCGGATTATGTAAAGTATAAGATCACGCCGCCGGATGAATTGTTGCAGGAGTATAAGACTCTTGTAAAAAGAAGAAAGCAGCAACAGGAAGAAGCCTGGGGCGATTACCTGGCTGCCGCCCGCGAACGGATGAAGGAATTGAAAGAATGGTGGCATACAAGCTATCCTCTAAAACAATCCACAAAAAAGTTTACCGTACCCCGGCCGGTCAATGACCGGAACGTAATGTATGAAGCAGCTCCCGTACAGGAAGCGGGTAAGCTTAATGATCAAGCCATTTCAGGAACAGCTTCAAGGAATACGTCTACTGCAGATGTCGCCGGATTTGTTCAGCGAAAAGTGGCAGGATTAAATGCGGCCGCTTCAAAAATGGAGGAGACGGTTGTGGTGGGTTATGGGGCCATATCCAGAGGGAAAGTGACCGCCATTGATGTAAAAAGTGATGCAGCATACATGAAGCCGATGGAAGGCTCCTCAAACACAGATGCGGCGTACAAAACCTATCTGAGGCTGCGGGAAAATTACCAGACAACTCCCTCCTTTTATTTTGATATGGCGAACTGGTTTTACCGTAAAAAGGAAACAGAACGGGCGATAAGCATTGTAAGCAACCTGGTAGAACTGGAGCTGGAGGATGCAGTATTGTATAAAACAGTAGCCTATATCCTAAAAAAATATGAAGCTTATGGGAAGGAGCTGGTCATTACCAAAAAAGTGCTGGACTGGCGCCCCATGGATCCGCAGAGTTATCGCGATTATGCATTGGCACTGGAAGACAACGGGAAATACCAGCAGGCCCTGGATACACTGTATACGGCGCTTACACAAAGCTATACGGAAGAAACAAGAACGCGGGATGAGGGTATTGAGGAGGTATTGCTGATGGAGCTCAATAATATTGTCAGCCGCTACAATGCAAGGGTAAACACATCAAAAATAGACAAAGCACTGTTATACCGGCTGCCGGTGGATATCCGGGTGGTGCTGAACTGGAACATGGATCATACGGACATTGACCTGCATGTAACAGATCCTAAGAATGAGGAATGTTATTACGGAAGCCGGGAGACCTCCCTGGGCGGGCGCATCAGCAATGATTTTACGGATGGTTTTGGTCCGGAACAATTCCTGTTAAAGAAAGCCGTCAAAGGAAAATATCAGATCAAAACGAATTTTTTTGGAGAACGCCAGGTTACGGTGGCTGGTCCGCCCACATTGATGGCGGAAGTATTCCTGCGGTATGCTTCGGGAAATGAAGAGCGCAAGATCATTGTATTCCAGGATGCAAAAGGAAGCAATGCCAATCGCAGCGACGGTCAGACCCTGATAGCTGAATTTGAATTTTAG
- a CDS encoding rhodanese-like domain-containing protein: MKKKLLIATAASVLFSGSVLLYSCTKSNAETKAYPKALANYSDFKNLVNVIEQHRQERLVSLDDLLQMQKEANTVLLDTRSANRYASRHLKGAISLPFTDFTQANLNRLIPDANTRILIYCNNNFLGDQVNFTTKTAAPSAANNHTPLTLALNIPTYINLFGYGYKNVYELDELVNISDSRIQFEGAAK; this comes from the coding sequence ATGAAAAAAAAGCTATTGATTGCAACCGCAGCATCTGTATTATTCTCTGGTAGCGTTTTGCTGTATTCATGTACTAAAAGTAACGCAGAGACCAAAGCATATCCCAAAGCACTGGCCAACTACAGTGATTTTAAAAACCTGGTAAACGTAATAGAACAACACAGACAGGAACGGCTCGTGAGCCTCGATGATTTGCTTCAAATGCAGAAAGAAGCCAATACCGTTCTGCTGGATACGCGTTCTGCCAACCGCTATGCAAGCAGGCATCTGAAAGGAGCCATATCCCTGCCTTTCACAGATTTTACACAAGCCAATCTTAACCGGCTGATTCCCGATGCCAATACGCGTATATTGATTTACTGCAATAATAATTTTCTGGGCGACCAGGTAAACTTTACTACCAAAACCGCAGCGCCGTCGGCAGCCAATAATCATACGCCATTAACCCTGGCATTAAATATTCCGACCTATATCAATCTCTTTGGCTATGGCTATAAAAATGTTTATGAACTGGACGAACTGGTAAATATCTCTGATAGCAGAATCCAATTTGAAGGGGCGGCAAAATAA
- a CDS encoding beta-ketoacyl-ACP synthase III — MNLNDVYINRTAHYFPNNPVSNDEMEEYLGYINGKPSKSRRIVLRNNAITNRYYALEKGGKITHTNAQLTAEAIKELFKQDREGIKQVDVLSCGTSSPDQMMPSHAVMVHGWLPELGSIEVVSPAGVCCAGMHALKYAYMSVKTGDAATAVATGSERFSASLVANQFEDEVHKLEALEENPYISFDKEFLRWMLSDGASAFLISNKKNEEGLSLKIEWMEGISYADHMEPCMYMGAEKQDDGHLKSFLEFNHEELNEKSILSIKQDVKLLSPNIVPLGGKILPELFERRGLNPDDITWYLPHMSSNFFKDKIYDEHIKLGHHIPYEKWFVNLSRVGNVGAASVYFMVDELFNSGQLKKGDKVFLLVPESSRFSYMYALLTAV; from the coding sequence ATGAATTTGAACGACGTTTATATTAACCGTACTGCTCATTATTTCCCCAACAACCCGGTATCTAACGACGAAATGGAGGAATACCTGGGCTATATTAATGGAAAACCATCCAAATCCAGACGAATTGTTTTGAGAAACAACGCCATTACCAACCGCTATTATGCATTGGAAAAAGGCGGAAAGATTACCCATACCAATGCCCAGTTAACGGCAGAGGCCATTAAGGAATTGTTTAAGCAGGACCGGGAAGGCATTAAACAGGTGGATGTGCTTTCCTGCGGCACTTCGTCGCCGGACCAGATGATGCCTTCACATGCCGTGATGGTGCATGGCTGGCTGCCGGAGCTGGGTTCCATTGAAGTGGTATCCCCTGCAGGGGTATGCTGTGCGGGTATGCACGCATTGAAATATGCGTATATGTCGGTAAAGACCGGTGATGCGGCCACCGCCGTTGCTACCGGCTCTGAGCGGTTCTCAGCTTCATTGGTGGCCAACCAGTTTGAAGATGAAGTGCATAAACTGGAAGCCCTGGAGGAAAACCCTTACATCAGCTTTGATAAGGAATTCTTACGCTGGATGCTGTCGGACGGAGCTTCTGCATTCTTGATTTCCAATAAAAAGAATGAAGAAGGCCTGAGCCTGAAGATCGAGTGGATGGAAGGTATTTCCTATGCGGACCATATGGAACCCTGTATGTATATGGGTGCCGAGAAACAGGACGACGGTCATTTGAAAAGCTTCCTGGAATTTAACCATGAAGAGCTGAATGAAAAATCCATCCTGAGCATTAAACAGGATGTAAAATTGCTGAGCCCGAATATTGTGCCGTTGGGCGGAAAGATCCTGCCGGAGCTGTTTGAGCGCCGCGGGCTGAACCCGGATGATATTACCTGGTACCTGCCGCATATGAGCAGCAACTTCTTTAAAGATAAAATATACGACGAGCATATTAAGCTGGGGCATCATATTCCTTACGAAAAATGGTTTGTGAATCTGAGCCGTGTGGGAAATGTAGGGGCCGCTTCTGTATACTTTATGGTGGATGAGCTGTTTAACAGCGGGCAACTGAAAAAAGGCGATAAAGTGTTCCTGCTGGTGCCCGAAAGCTCAAGGTTCAGCTATATGTATGCCTTGCTGACGGCGGTGTAA
- a CDS encoding CPBP family intramembrane glutamic endopeptidase — protein sequence MLGIIVELALSWILLWLLQKQSLTVLGIFPKKRRMRALLLGLIVAGIVNAIYHIATAGVVKDPWQWNVAFTPRDFVSSFWWVLKSVLFEELLFRGALLYLLIKYIGASKACWVAAIAFGIYHWFSYGVFGNPVQMVIIFLITGLAGLMYACAFSRTGSLYLPVGLHLGWNLVNIIVFSNGPLGRQWLFRNGDLKPAGLPSLFLFLFQVLVLPLLVLGYLRVFKKRKPSAV from the coding sequence ATGCTTGGAATTATTGTAGAACTGGCCTTGTCCTGGATATTGCTTTGGTTGCTTCAAAAGCAGTCCCTGACAGTATTGGGTATCTTCCCTAAAAAGCGACGGATGCGGGCGCTGCTGCTGGGGTTGATAGTGGCCGGCATCGTCAATGCCATTTATCATATTGCCACGGCCGGCGTAGTAAAGGACCCCTGGCAATGGAATGTTGCGTTTACCCCTCGTGACTTTGTCAGTAGCTTTTGGTGGGTATTAAAATCAGTCCTGTTTGAAGAACTCCTGTTCAGAGGCGCCCTGCTATACCTGCTGATAAAATATATAGGAGCGTCCAAAGCCTGTTGGGTGGCTGCCATTGCTTTTGGTATCTATCACTGGTTTTCATACGGCGTCTTTGGCAATCCTGTCCAAATGGTGATCATCTTCCTGATCACCGGCCTTGCCGGATTGATGTATGCTTGTGCTTTTTCAAGAACAGGATCTTTATACCTGCCGGTGGGGTTGCACCTGGGATGGAACCTGGTAAATATCATCGTGTTTTCAAACGGGCCGCTGGGCCGGCAATGGTTATTCCGGAACGGGGACCTGAAGCCCGCAGGGCTGCCGTCGCTTTTTCTTTTTCTTTTCCAGGTGCTTGTATTGCCATTGCTGGTGCTGGGATACCTCCGCGTTTTTAAAAAGCGAAAGCCGTCTGCTGTTTAA
- a CDS encoding ribosome maturation factor RimM yields the protein MKQEDYISIGKIAGVYGLKGEVILQHALGDTAFDGLQQLFIKDATGSFLPWFVEGVRKKSDEEAYLKLEEVQTPEAAKSLLRKEVWLSGADFKRYASKKAPISLLGYTVKDGKQVLGVIQEIIEQPHQVLCRLTIRGKEVLIPLHEESLKKVDHQYRNITVKLPDGLLEIYLG from the coding sequence GTGAAACAGGAAGATTACATCAGCATCGGAAAAATTGCAGGGGTTTATGGCCTCAAAGGAGAAGTGATCCTTCAGCATGCATTGGGCGATACGGCTTTTGACGGTTTACAGCAGCTATTTATTAAAGACGCCACAGGAAGTTTTTTGCCCTGGTTTGTAGAGGGCGTGCGCAAAAAGAGCGATGAAGAAGCCTATCTGAAACTGGAAGAGGTTCAAACGCCCGAAGCTGCAAAGTCGTTGCTGCGGAAAGAAGTATGGTTGAGCGGGGCCGATTTTAAACGGTATGCCAGTAAAAAAGCACCCATCAGTCTTTTGGGCTATACGGTAAAAGATGGCAAACAGGTACTGGGGGTCATCCAGGAAATTATTGAGCAGCCACACCAGGTGCTTTGCCGTCTTACAATTCGCGGAAAAGAAGTGCTGATTCCCCTGCATGAAGAAAGCCTGAAAAAAGTGGATCACCAATATAGAAACATCACGGTAAAATTGCCGGATGGGTTGCTGGAGATCTACCTGGGTTAA
- the rpsP gene encoding 30S ribosomal protein S16, whose translation MAAKIRLQRHGSKKRPFYFIVVADARSPRDGKFIQKLGTYNPLTIPATIELDRQKALEWLNKGATPTDTVRRILSFKGVLYLKHLLRGVKLGLFDEAAAMQKFTAWSAEHDEQIKKRTAKAIEERKAKRRVASAAPRRTAAPEANAEGNGE comes from the coding sequence ATGGCAGCTAAGATTAGATTGCAAAGACATGGGTCAAAGAAAAGACCCTTCTACTTTATCGTAGTAGCGGACGCTAGAAGCCCCCGTGACGGTAAATTCATCCAAAAATTAGGTACGTACAATCCGCTGACCATTCCTGCTACAATTGAACTGGATCGTCAAAAAGCACTGGAATGGCTGAATAAAGGAGCTACTCCTACTGATACGGTGCGTCGTATTTTAAGTTTTAAAGGTGTGTTATACCTGAAACACTTATTACGTGGTGTAAAGCTGGGACTGTTTGATGAAGCAGCTGCGATGCAGAAATTCACCGCCTGGAGTGCAGAGCATGACGAGCAAATTAAAAAACGTACTGCAAAAGCGATTGAGGAAAGAAAAGCTAAACGCAGAGTAGCCAGCGCTGCTCCGCGCAGAACCGCTGCTCCCGAAGCAAACGCTGAAGGCAACGGCGAATAA